In the Candidatus Bathyarchaeota archaeon genome, ACCCACGTTCCTTAGCGATTTCGGTAAACATCTTTACTATAGTCGTTCCTAATCCCAAGTTGCGGTAGCCGTCGCGAATGAAGATGCCGAACTCTGCCGCATGCGACCGTTTGTCAGTGTGTGGATGGATACTTGCACCTCCAATCAGATTACCGTCAACTCTTGCAACCAAGTAAAGCATTCCCGCCTTTTTGCCACGCTCAAACCATCTTCGCTCCTCTTCCATATCCGTTATTTCATTATCCATAAAGAGGTATTTGCCTTCGCGAATTACGCTGTTAAGCGCTTCCACGATCTCTGGTAAATCTTCTTCTTTAAGCCAGTCAAGCGTGGCTGTTCGTCCATCGTTTAGCTTAACAGTCTCGTAAACAATTGTGACATTCCAGCCTCTCAGAAAGGTTTTAAGAGAAGTAAATAAACTTGCAGTGAGCTCCATGAATTATGGCTACAGTCTAGTTTGGACTTAGACTTCACTGGAGATATCTCCAGCCTCCTACTTTTTCTCTACAGTATACTCTTGACCTGAAACTCTATAGACGATATCTTCAGACACCATTTTGTTTACAGTCTCCAAATTATTCCTGTTGAAAGCCTACCAGACGTGCACAAACAGAGTCACGTTAGGATGTTGCTCATTTGTATCCGATTCAATCTCCTTTTACTGTTTTTATCATCCTCTGTATTAAATTATGTTTCCTAGTGAAAAATGGCAATGACACTAAAAACGCTTGTTCTAGAAATAATTAGCCTATTATTTCCAGTACTACTCCACATTTTCTGCCACTATTCATGACTGCAACACTGCTATTATACATAGCGTACAGAAGAAAACATTGCATGTAACTGTATGGCAGGATAAGAAACCAGAGCTTAAGTACGTTGAAGTGGCAATTTAATATGGTTGGGAAAAAACTAGAAAACATCCTTTCTCCCTCGGAGATGAGTCTATTTTTACCTTTCCCTTTCCCAACCACTAATAGTCATAGTTTGAAGAAGAAAAAGAGCAAAGTAAGTGTGGTTGCTAGCTTCTATTAGATTGAAGTTTCTTCCCACAAATCATAAAAACTGAAGAATGTGAATTAGTTACTGATGTAATATGTATAAATTGAAGGATATTGACTACAAGATTCTTCGTGAGTTGCTGAATAACTCTAAGACGAGTGATAGGCAAGTGGCTAAGAAAATCGGGATCTCTCAGCCAACCGTTACAAGAAGGAGAGCAAGGTTAGAAAGAGAACTAATTGATGGTTATACTGCTATCCCAAAATGGGAGAAACTTGGGTATGAGATACTTGCAATCACACTGGTCAAAACTAAAGAAGCTCTCGGATTGAAAGATAGCTATAAAAATGCCCATGAAAAAGGGATAAAATGGCTGATGAAACAGCCCAATGTCCTTATGAGTGGCGGATGTAGAGGCATGGGGGTGAGTGGCTTTATGATTTCGGTTCACAAGAGCTACTCAGATTATGACAGTTTTATGTCTAAACATAAGCGAGAGTTAGGAGACACGTTTACTGATGTTCAAACTGTTCTTGTGAATCTTGGTGGAAACCAGATTCTGAAGCCCTTCCATTTGAAATACTTGGCAGAAGCAAAATAGTCTTTCCACTATTCATGATAGCAACACACTACTAGCAATTGTACTGTACAAAAGAAAAAAGAGAAGAGATTGACTGGTCTATTTGAAATAAGGACATTTCCTATAGTCTGCATGGGCAAATGTATCGATTTTCGGAATATGTGCTCTGAAAGAATAATCATCCTATATAACAATACACAAGATACTCACTTGGAGAACAATGTTATGAACAGAAAGAAGAAAAAATCTGTCTTTCCAATAGAGAAGAAACTTGCTGCTATTGAATGGAAATTAGAGCTGTTAAAAACATCTGTAATGACTACTCATACTCCTCTAAGAACAATAAAGAGCATGGTTCAGGCAGATATAACACTTCCAACTCAAAACTTACTTCAAAAAATCATTAATTCTCCATTGCCACAAAAAGACACGCTTGCCAAATTTCTTCATCTGTAAAAAACACCTTTCTATAATTCCTCATTCTACCACTGTTTATGATAACAACACTATTAGCAGCCATAGTGTACAGAAGAAAAAGCTTGCACAGTAAGTCGAAATTTGTTCCATAATTCATAAAAGCTGAACGGAGAACATTATCTATCACTTGCTCCAATAGAACTCAAGGTGTAGCTACTGAACCATAGTCTGCAATGCTCTCTGTTCAGCTTTTATGACTTGTGGAAGAAACTCCAAAAGTAAGCCAGTTTCTCTCTTGGTTCATTCTATATTGTGGGCTTTACCTTTTCCATAAACTAGCTTGCTAGGATTTTGTGTTATAGAGCAGTGATTAGATCTGCTATAAGATGGGAGATGATTGCTCCAAGAAAAGCTATAGCTGAATACTTTAGTCCAGAATACCACTTGTTCTCACTACTTATTTTTCCAACATAACTTCCAAGTGAAAAGGCAACCAAGGTTCCTAATACAAAGGCAAGAATTATGGCTGTTGCCATGTTCAGAAGGATGAAAGGGATAAGAAGCATAAATGATATTCCTATAGAACATAAGAAGGCAAGACCGCTGCTCAAGTAGATTTCTCTTTTTGAATGAACCCTTGTGATCACTTTATGTTCAGTTGCCTCATGGATCTGTAGTCCTCTCTCAGCAGATTGGGACATGTAAAACCCTATAGAATTTCCAAATGCATTGGCAAATCCACCTATAACACCAGCTATTATGACAAGTCTTGAATCTGTAGTTGCCTCAGCCACTCCTATTATCAAACCCAAACTCATGATTAAGCCATCAGCAAGACCAAAAGCTATGCCTTCCAAACAATAACTCGTTTCATCTT is a window encoding:
- a CDS encoding GNAT family N-acetyltransferase, whose amino-acid sequence is MELTASLFTSLKTFLRGWNVTIVYETVKLNDGRTATLDWLKEEDLPEIVEALNSVIREGKYLFMDNEITDMEEERRWFERGKKAGMLYLVARVDGNLIGGASIHPHTDKRSHAAEFGIFIRDGYRNLGLGTTIVKMFTEIAKERGFEVLQLSVYATNKRAFHVYKKCGYKKCGKLTHDIRFLDGKYTDRILMELLLK
- a CDS encoding Lrp/AsnC family transcriptional regulator — encoded protein: MYKLKDIDYKILRELLNNSKTSDRQVAKKIGISQPTVTRRRARLERELIDGYTAIPKWEKLGYEILAITLVKTKEALGLKDSYKNAHEKGIKWLMKQPNVLMSGGCRGMGVSGFMISVHKSYSDYDSFMSKHKRELGDTFTDVQTVLVNLGGNQILKPFHLKYLAEAK
- a CDS encoding VIT1/CCC1 transporter family protein; its protein translation is MEGIAFGLADGLIMSLGLIIGVAEATTDSRLVIIAGVIGGFANAFGNSIGFYMSQSAERGLQIHEATEHKVITRVHSKREIYLSSGLAFLCSIGISFMLLIPFILLNMATAIILAFVLGTLVAFSLGSYVGKISSENKWYSGLKYSAIAFLGAIISHLIADLITAL